GTCCTCGAGCTCCTCCTCGCTCGTGTTCTCGAAGGTGTCTCGATCGATGGACATCGTTGAATGGAGAGACAGCACACGCTGTAATGAGTGTTAGGAGTGAAAGCTACGAAAATACCGAACGTGAGTGAGAGATGAGCTCCGGGTAGATCGCTGGGTGGGATATCGAATCGGGTTACTCCAAGTCACCCCGTCGTGAACCGCCTCAGGGGCAGACCTTGTGGCTTCCCGGGATGCGATCCTCGTGACTGGAGGCGCAAGGTGAGGTCAATGCGCTCGCCAGATTGATGGGCGATTCGTCCGTACCCCGACCGATGACGGACGAACCGCTGCAGGCGACCGTGACCCAGCGGGGTGTCGTCTTCGCGCCGACCGACCAGGTATTGATCGTCCGGCGAGCGACCGACGGCGGCTGGGAGCTGCCGGGCGGCCGCGTCGACCGCGGCGAGCGTGCCCGGTGTGCGCCGTACGTTGGCACGATCGACAGCGTATTCCGAACCCTCCTCGGGGAATTCGTC
This genomic stretch from Halobaculum roseum harbors:
- a CDS encoding NUDIX domain-containing protein, which codes for MTDEPLQATVTQRGVVFAPTDQVLIVRRATDGGWELPGGRVDRGERARCAPYVGTIDSVFRTLLGEFVTNVGFDKIPTAGTDGQHESSPH